TGGTCGCCGTCAACACGTGGTATCACGTCGGTTCGAAAAACGAAAAGCCCGGCAAGACGGGCTTCGCGCACCTGTTCGAGCACCTGATGTTTTCCGGCAGCGCCAACTTCAACAAGACGTTTTTATCCGCGCTGGAAGGCATCGGCGCGACGGACTTGAACGGCACGACGAACAAGGACCGCACGAATTATTTCGAGACGGTGCCGACCTCCATGCTCGACTACGCGCTGTTCGCCGAGAGCGACCGCATGGGCCATTTATTGAGCGTGCTCGACCAGAAGAAGCTCGACCTGCAGCGGGGCGTCGTGCAGAACGAAAAGCGCCAGCGCGAGAACCAGCCGTACGGCATCGTCGAGCAGATCGTCACGGAAAACACGTGGCCGGCGAACCACCCGTATTCCTGGACCGTGATCGGTTCCATGTCCGACCTCGACGCCGCGTCGATGACGGATGTCACCGACTGGTTCAAGGGGCATTACGGTCCGAACAACGTCGTGCTCGTGCTCGCCGGCGACATCACGCCGCAGCAGGCGCGCGAGAAGGTCGAAAAATACTACGGAGATATTCCGCCGGGCCCCCCGCAGGCGCACCAGCAGGCGTGGGTCGCGAAGCGCAGCGGCACGCATCGCGGGCAAGTGCAAGACCGCGTGCCGCAGGCCCGCATCATCCGCCTGTGGAACGTGCCCGGCGCCGACACGCCGGAAGAACCGCTGCTCGACCTGGCCGCGCAGGTGCTGGGCGGCGGCAAGATGTCGCGCCTGTACCAGCGTCTCGTCGTGAAGGAGCAATTGGCCACGAGCATAGGTTCCGGCAACGATTCGAACGAGATCGCCGGCCAGTTCTCCACCACGCTGACGGCCAAGCCCGGATTGCCGGCGGCCGACGTCGCGCGCATGGAACAACTGGCTGACGAGGAATTGCGCGCGCTGATGAAGTCGGGACCGACGGCCGCCGAGCTGCGGCTTGCGCAGACGACGATCCTCGCGCTGCACGCGCGCGCCGTCGAGCGCGTGGGCGGCTTCGGCGGCAAGAGCGACGTGCTGGCGCGCTGCGCCACCTACACGGGCAATCCGGATTGCTACAAGGTATATTTGCAGCGCATCAAGGACGCGACGCCGGCCACTGTCCGCCAGGCCATGCAGGCCTGGCTGCTCGATGGCGACTACGTGCTGGAAGTCGATCCGTTCCCGAGCGCGCTGGCCGCCGAGCCGTCCACGGTCGACCGCAGCAAGGGCCCGCCGGCGGGCCATCCGGAGCCGTTGGCCTTGCCGCCCATGCAGAAGACGACCTTGTCCAACGGCCTGAACGTGGTGCTGGCCGAGCGCCATGGCGCGCCCGTGATCAATCTGTCGCTGATGCTCGGTGGCGGCTTCGCCTCCGATGCGCAGGCGCTGCCGGGCCTCGCGAGCCTGACGTTGCGCATGCTGGAAGAAGGCACCAAAACGCGCAGCGCGCTGGACATCAGCCGCGCACTGGAAGCGCTGGGCGCGTCGTTCGGCACGACGATCAACCTGGACGGCGCCTTCGTCAACATGAACGTGCTGAAACCCACGCTGGCGCAGGCGCTCGGCCTGTACGCGGACCTGACCTTGCACCCGTCGTTCCCGCAAGCCGACTTCGAGCGCGTGCGCAAGACGCGGCTGGCCGCGATCCAGCGCGAGCAGACGGTGCCGCACCTCATGGCCTTGCGCGTGCTGCCGCCGCTGCTGTACGGTCCCGGCCATCCGTATTCGCTGCCGCTGACGGGCAGCGGCACGGAAGCCGCGGTATCGCGCATGACGCGCGCGGACCTCGTCGGCTATCACGATACCTGGTTCAAGCCGAATAACGCGACCCTGCTCGTCGTCGGCGACACGACGCTGGCGGAATTGACACCCCTGCTGGAGCGCGCG
This genomic stretch from Massilia putida harbors:
- a CDS encoding M16 family metallopeptidase; protein product: MGFAYRFLFVSMLALAGTAASAAPVRAAGVDIPIPDIPYTKFVLKNGLTVLVHEDHKAPVVAVNTWYHVGSKNEKPGKTGFAHLFEHLMFSGSANFNKTFLSALEGIGATDLNGTTNKDRTNYFETVPTSMLDYALFAESDRMGHLLSVLDQKKLDLQRGVVQNEKRQRENQPYGIVEQIVTENTWPANHPYSWTVIGSMSDLDAASMTDVTDWFKGHYGPNNVVLVLAGDITPQQAREKVEKYYGDIPPGPPQAHQQAWVAKRSGTHRGQVQDRVPQARIIRLWNVPGADTPEEPLLDLAAQVLGGGKMSRLYQRLVVKEQLATSIGSGNDSNEIAGQFSTTLTAKPGLPAADVARMEQLADEELRALMKSGPTAAELRLAQTTILALHARAVERVGGFGGKSDVLARCATYTGNPDCYKVYLQRIKDATPATVRQAMQAWLLDGDYVLEVDPFPSALAAEPSTVDRSKGPPAGHPEPLALPPMQKTTLSNGLNVVLAERHGAPVINLSLMLGGGFASDAQALPGLASLTLRMLEEGTKTRSALDISRALEALGASFGTTINLDGAFVNMNVLKPTLAQALGLYADLTLHPSFPQADFERVRKTRLAAIQREQTVPHLMALRVLPPLLYGPGHPYSLPLTGSGTEAAVSRMTRADLVGYHDTWFKPNNATLLVVGDTTLAELTPLLERAFGAWKAGPLPAHDVATVAQPAGTTIYLIDRPGALQSDIVGAQLAPPRNSPDAVALNLLNDVFGGTFSSRLNMDLREDKHWSYGVGTSLVAARGQRILYSDSPVQTDKTADALRELAREYAELGSARPITPRELQDAQANETLGLPGSFETVSQLSNAYATILQYGLPEDYYNTYTATALALTPAQLNALAARVVLPRQPVWIVVGDMSKIEAPIRALNLGTVRRIDVDGKAG